Below is a genomic region from Henckelia pumila isolate YLH828 chromosome 3, ASM3356847v2, whole genome shotgun sequence.
tcgacgtcattgacagctgggagagagtctagcatgtgaggactcgggttgtagatgatgtcttgaactttagaagcaagGAACCTTGGTCTAGTTTGTTTTAGACTACATGTATGAAGTATGaaataattgatgttatttatcgttctttagcgatttgtttgatgtaataaatgcatgtatagatgcttgagaccttggttatgtttatatgcatgatttggaacttatatatcatgttttggatcgagtttggaatttgtatgagatttcttatACTTGGTACAGATGATTGAGAATGTTTTTTAAGCTGAGAAAAGGTTGAGAATTTCTGAATATTTTTCTGCCCAGGACCGCGCCCGAGCTGTAGAAAAAAGCAGCTCGCGCGCAGCCCCGAGCTGCACCTCTGTTTTGAGTAAAACAGGGTGCGCTCGCGCGGCAGCagctcattttaaattttttttttatttattttctttcccTTTTCTTTATAGCTTAAAGTTAGatttaattcatgattttggattaattttgtggtttgagagattaagaaccgggtcgtcacaattTATAAGTGTATTACTGATTGTTTTAAAAAGAAGAATTACATCGTATCAtatgtatttaaaataataataaaaaaacgaCTGCGTAAAAAAAATGTTGTAAAAATAATGATTATGAACCAGAAGGTGCTACATCACTTTGAAAATATACATGAAGCCAGTGATATgttctttgttttattttttggtaaAGTATATTTTGCATGCTATGAAATGTAATACCAAGATTCCGAATTTGGACAATTCGATATTCAATTGTATCAAACTCCTTTCTCGACTCAAAAAATAAAGTAGTTAAAATAAATACCCCCTTAAAATAGCAAACGTTAGAGAGAATAAGGGTGAGTAGAAGAATTCAATGGTCGATTTCGACATTCAAATTTACACCTTCGAAAATGAACCCAAATTAAAACTGAAAcggtatatatatatgcatgcattTATCAATAAAACTACTCTTctatcacaaaatttcaaacagCAAAATATAATGCAAATGGAGCAATGAGCTTTGCATTGCATAAAAAACAGAGCCAGTCTCACATACATGAAGCAAAACTACTGGAGGTGCGAAATTATGGATCTATGCGACTCCAAAAGTCAAAGAAAAACATCGGAACAAGAACTCTCAACTGATATCCAACATATGAAGTGAACATAACATGTGGTGCTACTTGCTTGAGCTTACGAAGATGTGATAATTTAATGTGTTTCGGCTGCGTGACATGTTTTGAACAATTTGGAAACTATAAATCATATAATGTACGGAGGCAGAAAAAAAGACCTACATCCCAGGTTTCAATTAATTGCAATAATGTTCATTTATTTGCCACAAGAAGGGAACATGCAGATATGGACTATTATTATTTATCTGTAACGATTGTGAGTTGATATTTGTCAATCATAAAGCTACAATACAAAAATGATGTTGGATACCCCATGATCAGAGGAAAACTAATTCTGCAGTTAGGCAGCGGAGATAGTCCAGATGCAAAGTTTAATCATTATATCATCAAAAAAGTGAAAGAAGTAGTAGCGTCACGACGTTACAATCCTTCCATCGGTGCACACAGACTATCTAAAACCATTCTGATTCTGTATGGAACCGAATTTAATCATTGGTACCAAGTGTTGTCGTACGATGAggaataaaatataaaacaacCTACCCAGTAAATATGCACAACCAGAATTCAACGGAAACCAATGTTAGTTGAAAAAAAACCTCACCTTCATAAATAGTTCTAATCTGTGGATTAATGTCCAAGACTAATTTTCTTTATTATAATTCAAGCAAGCACGAATTTTTCATACAATTTTAACAGTTTGAAGAGCAACAAAGGCTTCCATTACCTGACATCAAAATTCTAGTTCTATAATTTTAGCTGTGGAATGATAAAGAAACGTAACAAGTAGATGTAGGTGAAACACCACATTACGAGATCATAAACTACAGACGATTTCAGATAGATCAACCAAGAAATCCAAAACATGGTACCCCATTTTCATTTGCACCTTCTGCTATCACACAAGCTAAAACATACAGCAAGCAGTAGTTGAATCATATATGATTTCACAACATTCGCAATCAATAATACAGAAATAGGGAAATGTTCATTTAATCAAGTCTTTCAGCCAGAATACAAGCGCATACCAATTAAGCTAAGAAAAACAACAATAAACCTACGCAATCTCCCAAGGAAAATCCCAAGTCGAAAAGAACCAAAGATGAACAATAATCTTCAGTTCACTCTACCTGTTTTTCTAGGTTTACTTGCCGGTATTCATCATCAAAGTGATATTATCCCCTTTCAACAAGAtcctcccaagttgcttcctgcTCTTCTTCTTGACACTCACCTCCTCCGCGTCCTCCAAAACCAAATTCATGTACTCGTCAAACCCAATAATGCGGCCCTCGATTCTCAGATCCTTCTGCTCGAAAAGCCATATCTGGATGCGAGCTTTGCTCTGAAGAAACCTAAAGATTAGGTTGATGGGTTGGGTCATAATTCGCTGGACTTTGGTGCTCGCCATGGCTAATGCTGCTCGTGAGCTCCGCCGCAGATGATTTCGTGCTTCTCAGAATTCAAGCAGCAGCAGAAACCCTAGAAAGAAAGAAAGCTGCACTAGGAGGGAATATGATTTTAGGTTCTTGACTCTTGTTTTGTTGGtgaaaaatacatttttataATAGAATTTTCAAAACAAACCTAATTAATCCActttatatacattttttttaatcacgAAAAATCTTGTCCTGACGTTATCAcaaattaattttatgagatgattttttttttttttttgcttcgtcctaaaaaaatattagtttttaggtcaaaatattacttttacaATCATGAATATGAGCATAGTTGATCTCATGAGATCATTTCACAAGAGTATTATCAGAAAACAACATTTTTGACATAAACAACAAGAAAATGCTATATGTACAATGATGATTGCAAATTTGATTACAAAGTGcaattgaaattataaaattatccctatactttatttggaaaaaaatatttcaaaaattaatttaggataattttgtaattaaaaatGTAATTTTTAACCCAATTTGTAATCATATTTGTACATGatccaaaaaaataatacataaagCATATATGTATCATAAATATGTGGAATGTGGTCTAATAAGAATTCTTGTATTTCATATGGAAAAAGCTATTTTCAAAAACACTATAATCTAAACAAAAAACACTTTTGAATGAAAGTTTATCCCAGTCAAAACTTTATTTATGCATAATGAGAGACTTTTTGAAAACGGAAgagattattataattataattataattataattataattataacatTTTTAAAAGTGAgttacttaaaaataattaatgagaCATTATTGTGGTCAACGAACCGGCAGCATTTGAACCGTTGCGAATTGGGCCGAGTGAACTCAAACCGGGTTTCAGACTACATGACATGATTTCAGGGTCTTACGCTTGTCATTTCTCAGTcatcagacaagaagaagagaGCAGAGGAGAATCTTTTGAATCTCAATCTTCCTACATTTCTTCCGATCCCCAAGATGCCTCGAGGAACGCTTGAAGTGATTCTTGTTTCTGCCAAAGGACTTGATGACAACGATTTTTTATGTATGTATAATGATCAAAGATCAAAGCTTTAGCTATGTCTGTTTGTTTATTATAATGGGTACTGAATGTTGATGGGATTCATTTATTCTCGTGTATAAATTCATTCATGGATTCTATTAAAGTTTGAAATGGTCATCATTTTACTGGTCATTTGTGTCTTGTTTTTTTAGCAAAAGGATTCGAAAGATCGAAATTTTTTTCCTTGGGTTTATGTTGATTCTCTTACATATTGACTTATATTTTCCTCGTTTTTCAAGTCATGTGGTTCAGCTATATGTGTTTCTGGGCTATCAAGATTGGATCGGGAATTCAACCATCTGTTTTTCTGTGTTTTCAAGTTTGATCATAGATTGGATTCTGGAAAATGGGCTTTTTGAGTCTGAAATTATTCGGACGATTTGGAAGAATCTGTTGGTTCTCTTTTGTGATTTATAACATTTCATTTCACGTGCTTTACGGATGGTGTTTACTCAAAATTTCACTCTATTTATATATTTGCTTTTCACAACATATTTTATGTATACATACCAATGACAATTGAGTGAATTGACAAGTGTGTCCTGAGTCTGTCTGCATAAAATGGGAGATGATTTCATTTTAAGATGGAAGATTGTACAGAAACAGAAGATCTGGAGAAACAGTGATGTTCTTCTCATTTGAGAATATATATTCACTGCAATTCTGATTAATATTTGCATTAAACTCGTTTCTGTTTCTTTGAAatgcaaaaataatatgaacTTGAGCAAAATTCTAAGGAATGACTGTAAGTCTGTTGCTATAACCATATATTTATGTTCAAATGTTTTGAGATATTTTGGCTTgtttccatcaaaattttaccCCATGTTACATAACCACCAATGTTCCCTGACATGGTCTTATGCTAAACTTAGTGTCGCATTTTCCACGACAAGAATCAGACACTCACCATATGCTGCATTGCACTTGCCATGTTTCGAATCTTTTAAGTGATAAATCAGATGATAAACACAAGAACTAAGATTAAGAGTAGCCAGAGATGCATAGTTTTCTGAGTTTTTGTATAATGAGTCTGATTTTTTGGTGCATGGCAGCTAAGATGGACCCTTACGCTGTTATAACTTGCCGTACTCAGGAGAAAAAAAGCACCGTTGCAAAAGGTTTGGTATTGTTTTCAATATCGGACATTCTTAATACATGCAGAGACCTTAATATTGCTAACCATTTCGGCATTTCTTAAAAAATTCACTGTCATTTTCCTCGGCATTCACACTTGCAGGACAAGGATCAAGCCCTGAATGGAACGAGACCTTCCTTTTCACTGTCTCTATTGGCGTCACGGAAATCAGAATCAAAATAATGGATAGCGATACTTTCTCTAGTGATGATTTTGTTGGGGAAGCAATGTGAGTGCTATTCTAGTTTATTATATTATGATCGATAAATGAGATGCTtgggtttattttttttcagagttaaaatttatcgttgaacttttattgaaatgagtttatttttgttttctgaATGCACAGTATTCCTCTGGAGCCAGCGTTTGCTGAAGAAGCCATGCCACCAGCTGCATACAATGTTGTCAAGGATGAACAGTACCGTGGAGAGATAAGAGTTGGCCTCAAGTTCTTTCCTCAGGTTACTAAATTGAGTACTTTGACTAAAATTTCCTGAAAATCAATAAGTTTTCACTTGCTCAAGtgcaatattattttaaaatgagaGTGAGTGTCGTGATTGTAAGAGGGATTGGTAATGTTTGCAACCTCTAGAAAAagcgattataaattttttcttaacaaatttgtCGAGAAAAATCTATAATCACTGTTTTTGAAAGTTGCAAACACTTCCAAAGATGCCTTATATTCTGCTCCACGCCGAGCAGGGAGATTGGAATCGGAATCTATTATGTGTTTTTTTGTGCAAAATGCAAGAAGTTTCACCctgtatttataatttttaagtgTACTACAGGTTGTTTGCCCTTGCTTGTATGAGTTATATCCTGATAAGCAGTTCCTGATTTGAGACTCTACCTAGTGTTTAGGTTTCAAGTGTTTTAAAACGAGAAGTTGAGAACTAAATGGTTTTTGGAATTATGGCGGAGGCTTGTGTCATATGGATCTTTGCGCTTTTAAACAGGACTCAACTCGACGTTAGTCCTATACATACTCACACAGTCGTGTTGCAACTTGTTTGTGCGTCACTTTACTCTTTTTATTCTCATTTTTGGATATTTATAATCTCATTGCAGGAAAACTGCGAAAGAGAATTTGGCGATGAGGATAACTTTGGTGGATGGAAAGAATCGTCATTCGACTAAATATGTTTCATAAAGTGTAGTTCATTATATTCCAGCACCTTTCATGTCTAAAATTGAGCAAAAACAGGTTCTGTGCTGTGTGCACATTATTTCCCCTACTGCTGTGTTTGAACAAATTATGTTTGGAGAGGTTTTATTTCGAAATTTTATTTGTGACAGAGTTGAGGACTCATGTTTGGTTGAAGTAAAATATTATCAAAGCTTTGGTGTTTTATGAAAGCCATTTTTCTGAATGTACACATCCACCCCTCGACTCCATGAGGCTCCGCCACTGCTTGGATGGATCATTCATTGCATGTTTCGTGTCATGTATACCACTTGTGAATCAATGTATATATGCGTGTTGGAGAGATCACAACCAAATATAGTACACAAAAACATACAAAAATAATGATACTGGTTGCTACAAGAAAAGAGAGAGAATCCATGTACATTTATTTTTCTGCATTAACTGGTTGCTAAATAATCcttatacatgctacaaatgTAAAAATACAAATCCCTCCATCACAAAGAACACAAAAGAAATGACCTTAAAAGTGCAGTAATCACTTGGACACAGTACCTCTGAAAGCCAACTCGCCGGCGATCACCATCAATTTTAGAAAGCCCATTTTCTCGAAGGAGTTGACAGTTTTTTCGAAGGTAATATACCAACCTCTTTGCATTGCTCTTCATCTGGTTGTGTACTAAAGAATGTAGTTCCCATAAAATGAACTGAGGCGGATGCATCTTCAAGACTCCTCCTCATGTTCATAGATGTTGACATGAAAAGCTTCGAGGGTGTTTTTGTCAATTTTTTTGCAGGCAAGTTGTTGAGCTGTGCAGCATTTAGGAATCGTTCCGTGGCAGCCTCCCAGGAGAGCTCATGCCTTTGAGCATCAGTTTGTGGGGCAGGTTGATCTTGCAACGCCTTGAGTGTTTCCCTAATGAACCCCTCCCCATCATCATATGTTCGACAATTTGGAAACTGCTTGAAGAAGTCATTCGAGGGATGATTGGCGCATACAACTATTTTTCCCATCGCTAAAGCTTCAGCTGTGGTTGTGCAAACTACATCTGTGGTGCTAGGATTCAAGAACACCTTATAGCTAGAGGAAGGAAAAAATAAAAGCCAAACTTGATCAACATTATAATTAATCAACAGCATAAAATAATCGAGTAAAAAGAAAGGATCAAAAAATTTGTTGGACAACAATAATAAGCTCGCACAAAAATTCAACCAAATGTGTAAAATAGGTACAACAAATATGACATCGAAAAGGTAATGCTACAAACTTACTCATGAAACAAAGGATCGCCATGATCACACCCAGGATGAACCATGACGGGTATTTCCAAGTTTTTAGCAGCTTCCTGAACTTGATCAGAGTCCTCCCCGCTGCCATATAAATCAACCTCAAGTCCAGTTAGCTCCTTTTGGTGATCACGAAGAAGTTTAAGTAGTTCCTTGTAGCCTTTACTCCACACCATCTTCCCAATGTAGTACACACCTTTCGTGAAGGCGTGATCTCCGTTATGTAGTCGCTCTCCCATTTTCATGCCAATATCAAGAAATCTTGGATTTACTCCATGGACATTGCAGACTACAGACCTTGGAAGTTCTTGGGTGGCTGCTGATAATCTTATTACCTTACAATTATAGGAAGTTACAATGTCAGAATCTATCAATCGAGAGACACGTGTAATGCAAGAAATTCTTATTTAAAGGGACTAAAATGTGAAAAAAGCATAAAGTTCTCGCAATAATCAGCGACAGAAATGGACAGTTGCCGAGAAGCATACCCGGTGACAATATATATTCACAACCCAACTGTTCATGTATTTTAGAAAAAAAGCTTGCAGTTGCCCATTCTTCTCTCTCCTAACATATTCCAGATAATTAGTGTGAACAATCCCGACAACCAAGCGAAATTTTGTTTTCCACCTTTTCCCATGATGATACCACGTGAGATGCTCAGGTTCTTCAAGGACGGCAACATCTGCCTCTTCATCTGGGATTACTTCAGTAATATCCCCCAAAGCAAGAATGCTCCGTTTATGTTGAGAAAACTGCAGCCAAGAAAGAGAGCGCACGAAATATGATTAGATCGcgtttaattttaaaatgataaTGTCACATTGCAAAATTGCAGTCATGTCAAAATATAAGCAGACTAGTATGAATTCACATTTTTCACAAATGCATCAAGGAACTTATCAAAATCAGATGTTTATGGTTGTCCCGAGCAAAAATAAGCATCTGAATATATTGTAGACGAATAAAGGCAATATTATTCTTCAGATGCTTATTTCCCTCTCAACATGCTTGCCATGTCAAACTTGGAGAGCTTTTTTTTCTTACTAGTCATAACTAGTATATAGGAGCAATCGATCACGTACAACAATGAGCGTCATAATCTTCAAAACATTCGAaacaaagaaaaatatatagatGATAAATGGGAGCGTAAGAAAACTCTTACAAACCAAAACAGGCTACCAAATTTTTTAGAATGAACCTCGAGGCGATAACACTTTAACAGCTATACATGCATGCTCAATCTACTTTTATGAATAGACTTACTCTCCCGGGATAGAAACGTATTGTAAAACTGGATGTCAACCCAGACCTTTCTTCCAGCCACTGGCGAACATAGGCTTCCTGTTCTGACGGGGAACTAAATGTAATTTTGTTTGGATAGACATGCTCTTGGTCCTTTAATTTCAACCAAGGAATCACCAAAGTAACTTTTCGCTCCTCATTTTTCGCGAGATACGCTGCACGAAAAAGAGGATTGACAGCAGTTCCAGTTAGCCATGGAAGGCTAGCTGTAGTAAATATCACAATATGTTGCTTATCATCCATACACTCATGAGATTGAACGCCAATAGCTTCTTCAGAGATACCTCATGGACAAATTAGCCATAGCCAACACCAAGAGCATAACAAGAAACACCTTTTTCTGcattaacaaaataaatctgaaattttattatgaagaTTGATCGCCCTAGGCTGGATATCAAAGCAGTAATTCAAAATGCCAACTTTAATCGAACAAAGATAATTCACACCCATATCAGAGATTTGAGACTGGAACACATAATTCCACCACCACAATCATCAACCAATAGAATCTCAAGAAATTAGCTAATTAGTGGCGAAACAATCCCATCCAATGCCTCCAACACAATAATTACGAAAGAAAACAGATATGAAAATCCCATGTAAATGGCAGAAAATAAAACCAAACagctaaaaaattaaatcacgaGATATTCTGCAGGACAACGTAAAGATTGAACAAAGTAACTCTGAAAACGTAGCAAAAAACATAATTGTGCTTCACCTGGATATCGTAAACAAGAAGCACAAGAATTGTGTGATCCAAAAGATAGAGACTTTTCTTAACAAGCACAACAATTACCAGCCGAGAAGATTAGGGCAAACAAAACACGAATCAGGTGATGATTTGGGGATAAAAATGCTCCGACAATTACCCACAAAAAATAATTAGCGAAAATGAGCTGGTGAAGTAGAAGATTCGAAAAATATGCTTAGAGGTTAAAATCACATGAATTCATGCTCATCGTAGCTCTCACGCGCTGCTTCCTTTGTTTGATTGCTATTAAGCGAAGCCTGTGATTGGCCAGATGACAAGGGCGTGTTTGGACAGAAACGAATACAATTGGAATCCTATTTTCTaacaattgttttttaaaaaataaaatatatatatataaatctctTTCAGACATTTTCCATATCATGAAATCCAATtgttttcaataaaaaaaaatccaattgTTCAAAGATTTATTCATTTTGGTGAAAATATCATTAACcaaattgatttttaaaagGTGAACACATGGTTTAAAATGGATTAGAGAATTTATGTTTTCAAATGTTTGATAAATAGTGAAATATTCATAAATTTATTTGTTAACAATtacaattaattataaatttcgaTATATTAGTGAATGTTAAAAACAAATCaacaacaaaaattaaaattttaaataaatttggccGAGCGAAAATAAAATTCTACTGATAATTTGTGTATGTATTGCCAATTTCCATATTGGTCGGCTTGGGAAAATTTTGGCCAaacttttttttatcaaaatgtTAGGATATATTTTTTgagggaaaaaaaaatataaattaataaatttgaaattatCTAAAAGTATATTTTCCATTTCCGATTTAATCATATTTATAAATTCAAGATAATAGCTCAACTATGGCTACGTGTTCGATAAAATCGAGCATGTGCTGGTTTCTGCGagtcaaaaaaatattaatatatggcttcatatatataatataatttaatttgtcGAGTAGTCATTTTATACCAAAGGAATTTGTCATTCATTTAAATGGAGATGCGTGGGTGGCATAGACGTAAATGCTAGATATAACTTTTTTAATACGCAATATTGGAAATTAGCATGGATACATGTTGCTTGaattttttctttgaaatttaaACAAACATAGCCTGGCCAGGGCTCTGACTGTTTGAGTACgttaaatgatttatttattcattattttcCAATATTTTCAATCAAGCTTATTGGTCTTGTTTGAAAATTGAAATCAATCATTAAGTCACGCAATTTGCAATACTATGATTATAattttatctcaaatttctcaacttgaaatgatttttatttcagaatttCAAACATCCATTAATTTcctatataaaatcaaatttctattttttttatccgAACCaataattttagagaaaataactatttatttatttcccaTTTTTAACCAAGGACCCCACATAAAACACTGTATTGGAAGCAGTAGAAGCCCCTCACCAGTAGGGGTGAGCAAAATTTCGGttaaaccgaattaaccgaccGAACCGAATCAATTcgaaaattcggttcggttaattCGAAAATTCggtttttatgttataaaatttcggttaaatcggttaattcgtttcgattttcggttttcttaaaaaaaaatcggttaATTCGATTAActgaattataaataattaaattttgaatttttttattaggccttatatataatttataatatattttaaatattttatatttaatattttacttaatttttcttattttaattttttaagctcaatatatttttataatgttaaaaatatcatatttaaattattaattttataaaaattttaattttttaatttttttttttaaaaatcggttaattcggtcggttaaccgaattaaccgatttttAATTCGATTCGGTTAAATCGATTTAGTAtaaattcggttcggttcggttaaccAAAATGCAATTCGATTAATTCGgtttcggttaattcggttcggtttctGATCGAATTAACCGAATGCTCACCCCTACTCACCAGTCACCTCCTCTGCGATGACTTCTCCCATCCTATGCATTGTTATTGATCATTGGAGTTTCATTGATGACCTTTTAATTTGAAACAGATATCAACAAAGTTATTTGATTCCAAAAATACATGGGTGTGCATTGGCAGTTGGCACATCACGAAAACCTCTCGATGCTCAAATTCATAGATCTTTGACGGATCAAGTACAACTGTACAAGGACGGAACCAGATTTTTAGATCTAGGGGCTAAATCAAATATATCATTTTGAGTTCGGGATtatgtttttcaaaaaaaaacaccttatgacataatatttttcaattccATTTTCCATTTTCTATTTCTTAACAATTGGAATCCTATTTTCtaactattattttttaaaaaataaaaataatatatataaatctcTTTCTAACATTTTCCATATCATGAAATCCAATTGTTCAAAGATTTATTCATTTTGGTGAAAATATCATTAACcaaattgatttttaaaagGTGAACGAACACGTACGTggtttaaaaaaatgataagagatttttatttttattttttttgataaaacaacacacacacacacacttttgATAAGAGATTTTATGTTTTACAATGTTTGATAAACAgtgaaatatttataaaattatttttaacaatTACAATAAATTAGAAATTTCGATATATTAGTGAATGTTAAAAACAAATCaacaacaaaaattaaaatttaaaaatactttaaataaatttgaaCGAGCGAAAATAAAATTCCATCGATAATTTGTCTATGTATTGACCAGTTTGGGAAAattttggctaatttttttCCCTCAAAATGTTaggatatattttttgaaaacaataataataaaagtttagaaatttaaaattagttttttttcttttgaaataaaaattaaaattatctaAACGTAATTTTACATTTCAAATTTAATCATATTCATAtcgagttatttgcaccaaatacccctgtaaaattttaaaaatgcacacttctttcctgtaaaattttaataggtatcttcaaccctgaccttttataaaattagcacacGCGCCTCTTCATATGAgcgattgttgcgcacgcgttTCTCATCCGGCTGGgtcaatattttgattttttttgcaccaaatactcatgtgaaatattaaaattacatatttgaccccttgagagtataatttttaaatttattcaacccataaaatccaattataaaatatttatcaaacatctatattttatgattttttattttt
It encodes:
- the LOC140887991 gene encoding digalactosyldiacylglycerol synthase 2, chloroplastic, whose product is MDDKQHIVIFTTASLPWLTGTAVNPLFRAAYLAKNEERKVTLVIPWLKLKDQEHVYPNKITFSSPSEQEAYVRQWLEERSGLTSSFTIRFYPGRFSQHKRSILALGDITEVIPDEEADVAVLEEPEHLTWYHHGKRWKTKFRLVVGIVHTNYLEYVRREKNGQLQAFFLKYMNSWVVNIYCHRVIRLSAATQELPRSVVCNVHGVNPRFLDIGMKMGERLHNGDHAFTKGVYYIGKMVWSKGYKELLKLLRDHQKELTGLEVDLYGSGEDSDQVQEAAKNLEIPVMVHPGCDHGDPLFHDYKVFLNPSTTDVVCTTTAEALAMGKIVVCANHPSNDFFKQFPNCRTYDDGEGFIRETLKALQDQPAPQTDAQRHELSWEAATERFLNAAQLNNLPAKKLTKTPSKLFMSTSMNMRRSLEDASASVHFMGTTFFSTQPDEEQCKEVGILPSKKLSTPSRKWAF
- the LOC140892901 gene encoding uncharacterized protein, which translates into the protein MASTKVQRIMTQPINLIFRFLQSKARIQIWLFEQKDLRIEGRIIGFDEYMNLVLEDAEEVSVKKKSRKQLGRILLKGDNITLMMNTGK
- the LOC140892680 gene encoding 16 kDa phloem protein 2; protein product: MPRGTLEVILVSAKGLDDNDFLSKMDPYAVITCRTQEKKSTVAKGQGSSPEWNETFLFTVSIGVTEIRIKIMDSDTFSSDDFVGEAIIPLEPAFAEEAMPPAAYNVVKDEQYRGEIRVGLKFFPQENCEREFGDEDNFGGWKESSFD